Genomic segment of Verrucomicrobium sp.:
GGCCATGATCGAGAAGGCCGTCGAGCTGGAGATCGCCTACGCGCAGGACTGCCTGCCGCGCGGCATCCTGGGCCTCAACGCCGGCCTCTTCCGGGAGTACGTCCAGCACATCGCCGACCGCCGCCTGGAGCGCATCGGCCTGAAGGCCAAGTACGGCTCCAAGAACCCCTTCCCCTGGATGAGCGAGACCATGGACCTGGGCAAGGAGAAGAACTTCTTCGAAACCCGTGTCACCGAGTACCAGCACGGCAGCGCGCTGAATTCGACCTGGTAGGGGCTTTTTCGCTTCGCGTTCGGCGCGGCGTATGAAGTGGGCGCGATGGGGCATCCTCTGTTTGTTGGGGGGATGCTCCGCCCTGCATGCGCCCACCGCCGAGAACACGCCCCCGCCCTTTTCCCCTTTCCGCACGCCCCAGACTCAACTGGGGCCCTCCACGCAGAGTGAAGGCCTCGCCGCGCTCAACGAGCGCGCGGCCCATTACCAGCGGGGAGGAGCCAGTCGAGACGAGGCATTTAAACAAGCCAAGCGGGACACGGGTTGGGATGGACTGGGGGCCCCGGGAGATCCCTCGGCGGGCGAGGATTCGGCGGGTGGTTTTCCCTAGCCGGACGCCGGCGCTCAGCCCGTCTTTTCGTCCGAAGGGGGAGGCGAGGGGGGCTTGCTTTGTGGGCGCCGCCGCCGGGGAACCGGCTCGAAATGAGCGGCCCCGGCCAGCAGAGGCGGGCGCGCCTTCGGCTTCATTCCTGGGCTTTTTCGGCCAGATAGCGGCGGGCTTCCTCGATCACTCGGTCCCGGTCCGTGGGCGGTGCGGCGACCACTCGGGCCAAAAAGAGGCGGGCTTGTCCTTCGGCAAAGGGCTGGCGGGAGCGGGCCAGCGCTTGGGCCAGCTCCAAAAGACGCCGCACCACCAGCGCATCGACATGGCCCTCCAACGCCCGGCGGTTGCCTTCGGGAATGGCGCTCATCGCTTTCGGGTCAGTTCCCGCCGCAGCGTTCGGCGCATATACTGGCTGAACGTGATTCCCTCCGCCCGCGCCTGCTTGCGGGCCAGATCCCGCATCCATTTGGGCAGCCGAAACGCCGCCGACGCCGTCTCCCCCTCCAACTCCTTGGGCCTCCCCTTCATCGTAATAAACCGTATAACGATACGCATTTGGCCTGTCGAGCCTGGGTTGCCAGGGTTTTAATAATCCGTATAAATGGGGTCACGCATGACCCGGGAGCGCAGAGAAGACCAAGCTGTTGACGCGTTCAGCGCCTCGCGGGAGCTGTTGCGGGCCGCCCACCTGGAAGCCAAGCGCCGGGGCATGACCAAGTCGGGCTTCTACCGCTATTGCCTGGCCAAGGAGCTGGGTGTTTCGGAAGAGGGCGCCCTCAAGGTCGCCGAGCATGCGGGGGCGGGCCAGTTCGAGGTCATGGAAGCCCCCCGGTCCGTCAGCTACGCCAAGCCGAAGCGGAAACCGAGGGCGAGCAAGTAGCCGCGCATTGCCTTCCGCGGGGCGGCCGGTACAGTTTCCCGATGGGCATTCACGCTGACAGTTGGATCCGGCGCATGGCGCTGGAAAAGGGGATGATCGAGCCGTTTGCCGAGGGGCAGGTCCGCCACGGCGAGGACGGCGGCCGCCTCATCAGCTACGGCGTCTCCAGCTACGGCTACGACCTGCGCGTCTCCGACGAGTTCAAGGTCTTCACCAACGTCTTCAATTCGGTCGTCGATCCGAAGGCTTTCGACGAGCAGTCGTTCGTCGACATCAAGGCCCCCGTCTGCATCGTCCCGCCGAACTCCTTCGCCCTGGCCCGCTCGGTCGAATACTTCCGCATCCCGCGCAACGTGCTGACCGTCTGCCTGGGCAAGTCGACCTACGCCCGCTGCGGCATCATCGTCAACGTCACCCCCTTCGAGCCGGAGTGGGAGGGCCACGTCACCCTGGAAATCTCCAACACCACCCCGCTTCCCGCGAAGATCTACGCCAACGAGGGCCTGGCCCAGGTTCTCTTCTTCGAGGCGGAGGAGATCTGCGAGACTTCCTACGCCGACCGGGGCGGCAAATACATGAAGCAGCGCGGCATCACCGTGCCGCGGATGTAGTTCCTTCCGCGCATGACGGAGAGGGGCCCCCGCTACGCCGGATTTTGGATCCGGTTGGCGGCGGGGTTTTGGGACTTTTCAATTTTTGCGATGCTGACCCTGGCCGCGGTGGCGGCCAGGAAGATGGGGGTTCCGGGCGCGGTTTTTCGCTTCTGGGGTGATACGGTTCGCATTACAAATTCGCTTTACGAAATTTTGTTGGTTGCTTCCTTGTGGCAAGCCACGCTCGGGATGAGGTGGTGCGGTATCAAGGTGGTCAATTACCAGGGGGAGCGCCTTTCTTTTCTTCACTCCGTGGGAAGATGGCTGGCAGTTGGGATGTGGATAATTCTTATCCGGAAACTGCAGCGAGATTTTGGGGCGACACCGATGACCGCCGGGGTGGTGGGGTTGATTGTCCTGGCCAATGGTCTTCTCATCGCCTTCACCCCGAAGAAACAGGCGCTCCACGACTATCTTGCCAGGACCCTTGTTATTTATGACGAGGAGGCGGAGAAAGTGTCGTAGATCAGAACTCGATCACCACGGCGGCGTTTCGGCGGAGGGCTTCGGCCTCCCCGGGCGCCGCTGTTTTTATGCCCGCTTCTTCCAGGGCGGCGCGGGCCTCCCCTTCGACGAAGAGGGGGATGTGCCGCCGCCGGAGGGCGGCGAGATGGCGGAGGAGGCCGGCGCCGTCCTGCCAGTCCTGGGAAAGGCCCGCTTTCTCCGCGAAGGCCTGGGCGGCGGCGCCGGTGAGGAGGAGGGCGACGTCCAGCTCATCCGCGATTGAAAGGCCGTCGGCGACGCGGAAGGCTTCCGCGACGCGGCCTCCCTGGCGCGGGTCGCTGGCGGCGAGGAGGAGGACCTTTTTCTTTTCCATTTTCAGTAGGCCTCGAACCGGGCGGTGTGGGCGATGAGGTCCCCCAGCATTTTGAGGCCGCCGTAGGTCACTTCCGGCACGCGGGGGAGGCTGCGCTGCTCGGCGGCGTAGGCGCAGCCCAGGAGGTGGAATCTGGGCCCGAGGCGGCCGGTCAGGCGGGGGTCGACGGCGGCGATGATGCCGTCGTCCAGGAGGTAGAAGAAGACTTCCTCCTCCGCCGCGGCGGCGCGGTCGAGGGCTTCCAGGCAGGCGTCGAAGCGCGGGCTGGCCGGGCTCGCCGTCAGGACGAAGCCGGTGGTGCCCGGCGCGCTCACAACGGCAGCGCCTCCTCGACGAGGAGGACGGGAATGCCGCCGCGCACGGGGTAGCCGCAGGCGCGGTCTTCCCGGACCAGGAGGGCGTCGACGGGTTCCGTGACGGGGTTTTCCGCGCGGTTGCGCTGCGCGCCGGAGGCGATCCGCGCGTTGACTTGGGCGACGAGCGCGGCGTCGGCCTCGGAGAGGGGCTGGAGGTTTTCCGGGCAGCAGAGGAGGGCGAGGAGGGCGGGGTCGAGGGGCATCAGTAGAGGAATTTGTCGGCGGGGGCGGGGATGGATTGGGCGGCTTGGAGGGTGAGGACGGGCTCCATCTTTCCTTCCGCGCCCAGGACGAAGTGGACGGGGCCGCTGACCTCGACCCACCCCATCGGGCGGACGGCGGCGGGGGCCTCCCCCCTCACGCGGACGGCGACGGGCTGGGCGTCGGCGGCGCAGCAGAACATGAGGAAGCGGACGACTTGGAATGCCCCCGCCTGGCCGGGAACGGGGGCCAGCTGGCCGTGGAGGCGGACGACGTGGCCTTCCAGGGCGGCGGTGGTGTCGGCGTGCTCGGCGGCCAGGGCCAGGTCGGTCGTTTCGACGGGGATCGCGCCGGTGGCGTCGGCTTTCCATTCCGGGGGTTTGGCGTCGGCGGTTTGGGGGAGGAGAAGGGCGGGGTCGGCTCCTTGGCGGTTGGCCAGGGCCAGGGAGGAGAAGTCGCGCGGGGCCAGGGCCAGGCCGCCCAGAAGGGCGGCGACGACCAGGGTGTCGCGCCCCAGGCGTTTGGCCAGGAGGGCGAGTTCCGGTGCGGGCCGGAATTCAGGCGCGGGGGCCAGGAGGAGGTGGAGAAGGGCGGCGGCCAGGAGGCCGACGGCTCCCGCCAGGACCCACGGCTGAAGGAGGGGGTGGAGGAGGGTGCCGACTTGTCCGGTGACGTAGGCGTGGAGGAGCCCCGCGCCGAGGGCGCCGAGGACCAGGGGAGCGCGGAAGTGGTCGAGCTGCGCCCGGATCATAATAGGGAATATAGCCACGCCAGGACCAATGCGCCAGCGGTGACGCGGAGCCAAATCTGGAGGACGGCGCGGCGGGTGAAGAGGGCCTGGTAGATCCACCAGAGTTTGAGGTCGAAGATGGGGCCGGCGACGAGGAAGGCGAGGGCGGCGGCGCGGGTGAACTGGGGCAGGGCGGCGATGACGAAGGCGTCGGTGGTGCTGCAGAGGGAGAGGAGCTGGGCCAGGAGGACGGCGGCGACGGGCCCCCAGAAGCCGTTCTGGGCCAGCGGCTGGAGCCAAGCCCGGTTGATGCTGGTGTTGAGAAAGGCGGCTACGGCGGCGCCGAGGGCCAGGAAGGCGGCGACGGAGAGGAGGTCTTCCCCGACGCTGCGGACGGTCTGCCGCAGGCGGGCCCGCCAGGCGGGTTCCTCCGGGTCGGCGGGGAGGGCGGCCCCCTCTGCGGCGGGGCGGAGGCGGAGGATTTCCCGGCTGTCCCGGCTGCGGATCCAGAGGGCCAGGGAGCCGACGAGGAGGGCCCCCATGCCGAGCCGCAGGCCGGTCATGAGCCAGGGCTGGCGGGTGCGGAAGGCCAGGTAGGTGCTGAGGATGGAGAGGGGGTTGAAGAGCGGCGCGGCGAAGAGGTAGGCGGCGGCGCTGGGCAGGGGCACCCCTTTGCGGATGAGGCGGAGGGCGACGGGGAGGGCGCCGCACTCGCAGATGGGGAAGAGGAGCCCGGCGGCCATCCCGGCGCCGATGCCGGCGGCCGGGCCGAGTTTCAGGAAGCGGCGGAGCCACGATTCCGGCAGGAAGAGGTCGACCAGGGCGGAGCCGAGCGCGCCGACCAGGAGGAAGGGGAGCCCTTCCAGGAGGAGGGCGGAAAAGGAGAGGAAGAAGTCGGGAAAGGAAAACCAGGACGTGCTCACGGGCCTTTCCTTGAGATGGAACCGCCCAGGACGGGGGAGGGCAACAAAAAACCCCGCCGTTTCAACGGGCGGGGTTTTGTGAAGAGAGAAGCGGTCGCCTACTTGGCGGCCTTCTTCTTGAGGATCGGGAGGCCGGTGCGGCTGTTCTCGCTGACCTCGTAGCCTTCGGGGAGGGCGTCCAGGGCGCCTTCCTTCGCTTCGCCGCCGAAGTAGTAGAGCTTCACTTTGGTGCCGCCGCGCAGAGTCTGCTCGCGGCCGTGCAGGTAGAAGGTCTTTCCGTTCTTGTTGCTTTTGACGCTGAAGGCCATGTCGGATTCCTCGTTTAGGGTTGGTTGGTTTCGGGCGCGGCCTGCTTAGATCAGGCCCGCCTTCTTCAAGGTCTGGTAGCCGCCGTTCTTCGTCAAGGTCTTC
This window contains:
- the dcd gene encoding dCTP deaminase, which gives rise to MGIHADSWIRRMALEKGMIEPFAEGQVRHGEDGGRLISYGVSSYGYDLRVSDEFKVFTNVFNSVVDPKAFDEQSFVDIKAPVCIVPPNSFALARSVEYFRIPRNVLTVCLGKSTYARCGIIVNVTPFEPEWEGHVTLEISNTTPLPAKIYANEGLAQVLFFEAEEICETSYADRGGKYMKQRGITVPRM
- a CDS encoding permease, which codes for MSTSWFSFPDFFLSFSALLLEGLPFLLVGALGSALVDLFLPESWLRRFLKLGPAAGIGAGMAAGLLFPICECGALPVALRLIRKGVPLPSAAAYLFAAPLFNPLSILSTYLAFRTRQPWLMTGLRLGMGALLVGSLALWIRSRDSREILRLRPAAEGAALPADPEEPAWRARLRQTVRSVGEDLLSVAAFLALGAAVAAFLNTSINRAWLQPLAQNGFWGPVAAVLLAQLLSLCSTTDAFVIAALPQFTRAAALAFLVAGPIFDLKLWWIYQALFTRRAVLQIWLRVTAGALVLAWLYSLL
- a CDS encoding RDD family protein, with amino-acid sequence MTERGPRYAGFWIRLAAGFWDFSIFAMLTLAAVAARKMGVPGAVFRFWGDTVRITNSLYEILLVASLWQATLGMRWCGIKVVNYQGERLSFLHSVGRWLAVGMWIILIRKLQRDFGATPMTAGVVGLIVLANGLLIAFTPKKQALHDYLARTLVIYDEEAEKVS
- a CDS encoding TIGR03943 family protein; translation: MIRAQLDHFRAPLVLGALGAGLLHAYVTGQVGTLLHPLLQPWVLAGAVGLLAAALLHLLLAPAPEFRPAPELALLAKRLGRDTLVVAALLGGLALAPRDFSSLALANRQGADPALLLPQTADAKPPEWKADATGAIPVETTDLALAAEHADTTAALEGHVVRLHGQLAPVPGQAGAFQVVRFLMFCCAADAQPVAVRVRGEAPAAVRPMGWVEVSGPVHFVLGAEGKMEPVLTLQAAQSIPAPADKFLY